The Macrococcoides canis genome has a window encoding:
- a CDS encoding M15 family metallopeptidase produces MKKLLIIIILCLAACSNEQVVTQKNTYVAPPKYERITRSGVTYVNDILIVNKKIGLPADFNPGENRYARMKLNQMIKDAKKDKQSLVVRSGYRTYQMQDKLYKAYKAQDANADTYSARPGHSEHQTGLAFDIGSVESARDFTISFGDTTEGEWLAQNAHKYGFIIRYPEGKTHITGYQYEPWHVRYVGTKIAQEIFNKKITLEEYLGLYPKDQTVE; encoded by the coding sequence ATGAAGAAATTACTCATCATCATTATTTTGTGTTTAGCTGCCTGTTCGAATGAACAAGTAGTCACACAGAAAAACACATATGTAGCACCACCGAAATATGAACGTATAACACGTAGTGGCGTCACATATGTTAACGATATATTGATTGTTAATAAGAAAATCGGACTGCCCGCTGATTTCAATCCTGGAGAGAATCGGTATGCGCGTATGAAATTGAATCAGATGATCAAAGATGCCAAGAAGGATAAGCAGTCGCTCGTTGTAAGAAGTGGTTATCGCACTTATCAAATGCAGGATAAGCTCTATAAAGCGTATAAGGCGCAAGATGCAAATGCAGATACATATAGTGCGCGTCCTGGTCATTCTGAACATCAGACAGGACTTGCTTTTGACATCGGTTCTGTTGAGTCAGCAAGAGATTTCACAATTTCATTTGGTGATACGACTGAAGGAGAATGGCTGGCACAAAATGCACATAAGTATGGCTTTATCATCAGATATCCTGAAGGTAAGACACATATTACAGGGTATCAGTATGAGCCGTGGCACGTGCGATATGTTGGCACGAAGATTGCACAAGAGATATTTAATAAGAAAATAACGCTTGAAGAATACCTTGGATTATACCCGAAAGATCAGACAGTAGAATAA
- a CDS encoding M15 family metallopeptidase — translation MRKLSVILLSAILLTACQENEPPVETKETTKNNEKETVQVKEQEAVKSHDKEVKDGITYIDGILIVNKDIELPETYHPDVDQTANQHLNELIAAGNEDGLNLVLRSAFRSYETQASLYNQYVARDGQKKADTYSARPGHSEHQTGLAFDLGNIEGSDDFMESFEDTKEGQWLKSHAHEYGFIIRYPKGKSDITGYQYEPWHLRYLGKPTAEKVYESGLTLEEYLGLK, via the coding sequence ATGAGAAAATTATCTGTAATACTATTGTCGGCAATATTGCTTACTGCGTGCCAGGAAAATGAACCCCCAGTTGAAACGAAAGAGACAACGAAGAATAATGAAAAAGAAACGGTACAAGTTAAAGAACAAGAGGCAGTAAAGTCACATGACAAAGAAGTGAAGGATGGCATTACGTATATCGATGGAATTCTTATCGTAAATAAAGATATCGAACTTCCAGAAACGTATCATCCAGATGTAGATCAGACAGCGAACCAGCATTTAAATGAGCTGATAGCTGCAGGTAATGAAGACGGATTGAACCTTGTACTCCGCAGTGCTTTTAGAAGTTATGAGACGCAAGCTTCATTATATAATCAATACGTTGCAAGAGACGGACAGAAGAAAGCTGATACGTACAGTGCGCGTCCTGGTCATTCTGAACATCAGACGGGACTTGCATTTGATTTAGGTAATATTGAAGGCTCTGATGATTTTATGGAATCTTTTGAAGATACGAAAGAAGGCCAGTGGCTGAAAAGTCATGCCCATGAGTATGGCTTCATTATACGATATCCGAAAGGGAAAAGTGATATTACGGGGTATCAGTATGAACCTTGGCATTTAAGATATCTGGGTAAGCCTACAGCGGAGAAGGTTTATGAAAGCGGCCTCACATTAGAAGAATATCTCGGCTTAAAATAA
- a CDS encoding YerC/YecD family TrpR-related protein translates to MQIDKLRGKQLDDLFDAILTLKTREECYLFFDDLCTVNELQSLSQRLLVARMIKQGHTYASIEKESGASTATISRVKRSLQWGNDAYTLVLNRLDKEE, encoded by the coding sequence TTGCAAATTGACAAACTTAGAGGAAAGCAGCTGGACGACTTATTTGATGCGATACTGACACTTAAAACACGTGAAGAATGTTATCTTTTCTTCGATGATTTATGTACGGTGAACGAATTACAGTCGTTATCACAGCGCTTACTTGTTGCAAGAATGATTAAACAAGGACATACATATGCTTCTATTGAAAAGGAATCAGGTGCATCTACCGCTACCATTTCACGCGTAAAACGTTCACTGCAATGGGGGAACGATGCGTATACGCTCGTCTTAAATCGACTGGATAAAGAAGAATAA
- the purB gene encoding adenylosuccinate lyase → MIERYSREEMSNIWTEQNRFEAWLEVEILASEAWAELGYIPKEDVKLIRQNARVDVERAKEIEMETRHDVVAFTRQVSETLGEEKKWVHYGLTSTDVVDTALSYMIKQANDIIEQDLERFIEVLKQKALKHKTTLMMGRTHGVHAEPTTFGLKMALWYMEMQRNLKRFKEVRKEIEVGKMSGAVGTFANIPPEIEAYVCDKLGLGCAEISTQTLQRDRHAYYIATLSLIATSIEKFAVEVRGLQKTETREVEEAFAKGQKGSSAMPHKRNPIGSENVTGIARVIRGYLTTAYENVPLWHERDISHSSAERIMLPDVTIALDYMLNRFTNIIDNLTVYEENMKANMEKTFGLIYSQRVMLTLIDKGMVREEAYDTVQPKAMESWATKTPFRELVEQDSKITDLLSKEELDECFNENHHLNQIDTLFKRAGLE, encoded by the coding sequence ATGATTGAACGTTATTCAAGAGAAGAGATGTCTAACATCTGGACGGAACAAAACAGATTTGAAGCTTGGTTGGAAGTTGAAATATTAGCGAGTGAAGCATGGGCAGAACTTGGATATATCCCGAAAGAAGACGTGAAACTTATTCGTCAAAATGCACGCGTTGATGTTGAGCGCGCGAAAGAAATCGAAATGGAAACACGTCACGACGTCGTAGCATTCACACGTCAAGTCTCTGAAACTTTAGGTGAAGAGAAGAAATGGGTTCATTACGGTTTAACAAGTACAGATGTAGTGGATACAGCATTAAGCTATATGATCAAACAAGCGAATGACATCATCGAGCAAGATCTTGAAAGATTCATTGAAGTATTAAAGCAAAAAGCATTAAAACATAAAACGACATTAATGATGGGTAGAACACATGGTGTACACGCTGAGCCTACGACATTCGGGTTAAAGATGGCATTATGGTACATGGAAATGCAACGTAACTTAAAGCGTTTCAAAGAAGTGCGTAAAGAAATCGAAGTAGGTAAGATGAGTGGGGCTGTTGGTACGTTTGCGAACATTCCACCTGAAATTGAAGCTTACGTATGTGATAAATTAGGATTAGGCTGCGCAGAGATTTCTACACAGACATTACAACGTGACCGTCACGCATACTACATTGCAACATTAAGCTTAATCGCGACTTCAATCGAGAAGTTTGCAGTAGAAGTACGTGGGTTACAAAAGACTGAAACACGTGAAGTAGAAGAAGCGTTCGCAAAAGGTCAAAAAGGATCTTCAGCAATGCCGCATAAACGTAATCCGATCGGTTCAGAGAACGTTACTGGTATCGCGCGTGTGATTCGCGGCTACTTAACTACAGCTTATGAAAACGTACCGTTATGGCACGAACGTGACATTTCACATTCATCTGCTGAACGTATTATGTTACCAGACGTTACAATCGCGTTAGACTACATGTTAAATCGTTTCACAAATATCATCGATAACTTAACAGTTTACGAAGAGAACATGAAAGCGAACATGGAAAAAACTTTCGGATTAATCTATTCACAACGCGTGATGTTAACATTAATCGATAAAGGTATGGTACGTGAAGAGGCGTATGATACAGTTCAACCGAAAGCGATGGAATCATGGGCAACGAAGACACCATTCCGTGAGCTAGTTGAACAGGATAGCAAGATTACTGACTTATTATCAAAAGAAGAATTAGATGAATGCTTCAACGAAAACCACCATCTAAATCAAATCGATACATTATTCAAACGTGCTGGATTAGAATAA
- a CDS encoding NETI motif-containing protein: protein MKFEVQDNETITECLERMKAAGYTPVKRFQKPIFRENDKGEIEVFKEQIIFTGKKIEQ from the coding sequence ATGAAATTTGAAGTGCAGGATAATGAAACGATCACTGAATGTCTAGAACGTATGAAAGCAGCAGGTTATACACCGGTGAAACGATTCCAGAAGCCGATATTTCGTGAGAACGATAAAGGTGAGATCGAAGTGTTTAAAGAACAGATAATTTTTACCGGTAAGAAAATTGAACAATGA
- a CDS encoding DUF2179 domain-containing protein, which produces MPAIDNPWITVVLIFVINIFYVSFLTMRMILTLKGYRYLAAFVSVLEVLVYIVGLGMVMNGLDKIENIIAYALGFGAGIIVGMKIEEMIALGYIVINVTTAEYDKEIPKTLRDLGYGVTHYAAHGRDGDRLVMQILTPRRFELKLMDTVKQLDPKAFIIAYEPKNIHGGFWVKGVRSKKLKAYDTDEI; this is translated from the coding sequence GTGCCGGCAATTGATAACCCGTGGATTACCGTAGTACTCATATTTGTGATCAACATATTTTATGTGTCGTTCTTAACGATGCGTATGATTTTAACGTTAAAAGGTTACCGCTACTTAGCGGCGTTTGTCTCCGTACTTGAAGTGCTTGTGTATATCGTAGGTTTAGGTATGGTAATGAATGGACTCGATAAGATCGAAAACATCATCGCGTATGCGTTAGGATTTGGTGCAGGAATTATCGTAGGGATGAAGATTGAAGAGATGATTGCGCTTGGCTATATCGTAATCAATGTCACAACTGCAGAGTACGACAAAGAGATACCGAAGACACTACGTGATCTAGGTTATGGTGTAACCCACTATGCAGCACATGGACGCGATGGTGACCGTCTTGTAATGCAGATTCTGACACCACGACGTTTTGAACTTAAATTGATGGATACGGTGAAACAACTTGATCCAAAAGCATTTATCATCGCATACGAACCGAAGAATATCCATGGTGGGTTCTGGGTTAAAGGTGTGCGCAGTAAAAAGTTAAAGGCGTATGATACAGATGAAATTTGA
- the nadE gene encoding ammonia-dependent NAD(+) synthetase, translating to MLQHQIIETLKTKPSIDAEQETREIIDFIKSYVQRYPFIKSLVLGISGGQDSTLCGKLCQLAVNELKSERAIEFIAVRLPYGVQKDEQDCEDALAFIQPDKVYTINIKQAVDASVETLKTAGITLTDFQKGNEKARERMKAQYSIAAATSGIVIGTDHAAESITGFYTKFGDGGADIFPLAGLNKRQGKSILKYLDCPVHLYEKVPTADLEEDKPQLPDEVALGVTYEAIDDYLEGKTVDAKSQETIENHYLKTQHKRMLPITRYSIDELMK from the coding sequence ATGCTGCAACATCAAATTATTGAAACGTTAAAGACGAAGCCGTCCATTGATGCTGAACAAGAGACACGTGAAATTATTGATTTTATCAAATCGTATGTTCAGCGTTATCCATTTATCAAATCACTTGTGCTCGGAATTTCAGGAGGGCAGGACTCAACGCTGTGCGGTAAACTTTGTCAGCTGGCAGTCAATGAACTCAAGTCAGAGCGCGCTATTGAATTTATTGCCGTACGATTACCTTATGGTGTTCAAAAGGACGAACAGGATTGCGAAGATGCATTAGCTTTTATTCAGCCTGATAAAGTATATACGATCAATATTAAACAGGCAGTAGATGCCAGTGTTGAAACGTTGAAAACAGCAGGGATTACGTTAACAGACTTCCAAAAAGGGAATGAAAAAGCACGTGAACGCATGAAAGCACAGTACTCGATTGCTGCTGCAACGAGCGGCATTGTTATCGGTACGGATCATGCGGCAGAAAGCATTACCGGGTTCTACACGAAATTTGGAGATGGTGGAGCTGATATATTCCCGCTTGCCGGCTTAAATAAGCGTCAAGGGAAATCAATCCTGAAGTATTTAGATTGCCCTGTCCATCTATATGAAAAAGTGCCGACAGCTGATCTGGAAGAGGATAAGCCACAATTGCCTGATGAAGTTGCACTTGGTGTGACTTATGAAGCCATCGATGACTATCTTGAAGGCAAGACAGTAGATGCAAAGTCCCAAGAAACGATAGAAAATCATTATTTAAAAACGCAGCATAAGCGTATGCTTCCGATCACACGTTATTCAATCGATGAACTGATGAAATAA
- a CDS encoding nicotinate phosphoribosyltransferase — protein sequence MYKYEDDSLMLHTDLYQINMGETYWNDGIHEQTAVFDVYFRSMPFDNGYAVFAGLERVIEYVKGFKFSDTDMAYLKTLGYKEDYLSYLKDLKFTGNIRAMQEGEVCFNNEPLLRIEAPLIQAQLLETAILNIVNFQVLIATKASRIKQVVGDEIVMEFGTRRAQELDAAIWGTRAAYIAGFDSTSNVRAGKLFGIPVAGTHAHAMVQAYDDEYVAFKKYAERHKNCVFLVDTFHTLKSGVPNAIRVAKELGDKINFVGIRLDSGDLAYLSKEARRMLDEAGFPDAKIFASNDLDEETIIALKQQGAKITAWGIGTKLITAFDQPALGAVYKLVAIENKAGQLEDRIKISNNAEKVTTPGKKNVYRIINNQTNKSEGDYITLDFEDPSKEKPLKMFHPIHTYKQKWINDFTARDLHHDIFVDGKLVYDVPSLEVSRQYLQDNLNLLWEETIRYLNPEEYPVDLSLLCWENKNQEIYEVSNKVKEVK from the coding sequence ATGTACAAGTACGAAGATGATAGCTTGATGTTACACACAGATCTATACCAGATTAATATGGGAGAGACGTACTGGAATGATGGTATTCATGAGCAGACTGCAGTATTTGATGTCTATTTCCGCAGCATGCCGTTTGACAATGGATATGCAGTGTTTGCAGGTCTTGAACGCGTGATTGAGTATGTGAAAGGTTTCAAGTTCTCGGATACAGATATGGCATATTTAAAGACACTTGGTTATAAAGAGGATTATTTATCTTATTTGAAAGATTTGAAGTTCACAGGTAATATCCGTGCGATGCAAGAAGGTGAAGTGTGTTTCAACAATGAGCCGTTACTGCGTATTGAAGCGCCTTTAATTCAGGCTCAGCTACTAGAAACAGCGATATTAAATATCGTTAACTTCCAAGTATTGATCGCAACGAAGGCAAGTCGTATTAAACAAGTTGTCGGTGATGAAATCGTGATGGAGTTTGGTACACGTCGTGCGCAGGAATTAGACGCAGCAATCTGGGGGACACGTGCAGCGTATATCGCGGGCTTTGACTCGACTAGTAATGTGCGCGCAGGGAAACTGTTCGGTATTCCTGTTGCTGGCACGCATGCACATGCGATGGTGCAAGCTTATGATGATGAGTATGTGGCGTTTAAGAAATATGCAGAACGTCATAAAAACTGTGTATTCTTAGTCGATACTTTCCATACATTGAAGTCAGGTGTGCCGAACGCTATTCGTGTTGCTAAAGAATTAGGTGATAAGATCAATTTCGTCGGTATCCGCCTTGATTCAGGGGACTTAGCATACCTTTCTAAGGAAGCACGTCGTATGCTCGATGAAGCAGGCTTCCCTGATGCTAAAATATTTGCATCTAACGACCTGGATGAAGAAACAATTATCGCACTCAAACAGCAGGGCGCTAAAATTACAGCATGGGGTATCGGAACAAAGCTGATTACAGCATTTGATCAGCCGGCTCTAGGTGCAGTGTACAAGCTTGTCGCAATAGAAAATAAAGCAGGTCAGCTAGAAGACCGTATTAAAATATCAAACAATGCAGAAAAAGTAACAACGCCTGGTAAGAAGAATGTGTATCGTATCATCAATAATCAGACAAACAAGTCTGAAGGGGACTATATTACACTGGACTTTGAAGATCCGTCTAAAGAAAAGCCATTAAAGATGTTCCATCCGATCCATACGTATAAGCAAAAGTGGATCAATGATTTTACAGCAAGAGACTTGCATCATGATATCTTTGTAGATGGAAAACTCGTTTATGATGTGCCGTCACTTGAAGTGTCACGTCAATATTTACAGGATAATTTAAACCTTCTATGGGAAGAGACGATTCGTTACTTGAATCCTGAAGAGTATCCGGTCGATCTAAGCTTATTGTGCTGGGAAAATAAGAATCAGGAAATTTATGAAGTTTCCAATAAAGTGAAAGAAGTGAAATAG
- a CDS encoding MFS transporter encodes MFKKNFIILSIIVSISGMTQGMLLPLIAIIFEHDNVSTFVNGLHASSIYIGVFLASLFLEGLLRKFGYKNLIIIGGAIIFLSLGLFPILENMTIWFILRLLVGVGDNMLHFSTQSWLTESTPRHKLGRIISIYGLSFSAGFMVGPLLSKLYDIHEALPFVVSSLLTLCACSLILLLKNQYPEAQTSTISLKNTTANFGKVMKTSWVAFLFPMMYGVLEASINSNFPVFAMKNGVDVNLIILIIPAYSLGAILFQLPLGIVSDKVNRNLLLSAVTLIGAFIFTLCQLFISNGYVLLILFFIAGIFIGSLYSLGVTLMTEITPKVLLPAGNLMCGLIFSIGSITGPMIGGMTIQLSHNTQFFSFIAVILVLISAATFYDYKKRYTVTK; translated from the coding sequence ATGTTCAAGAAGAATTTCATCATCTTATCTATCATCGTATCAATTTCTGGAATGACTCAAGGGATGCTGTTACCATTAATCGCAATTATATTCGAACATGATAATGTATCGACATTCGTCAATGGACTTCATGCATCATCCATATACATCGGCGTCTTTTTAGCCTCATTATTCTTAGAAGGATTACTCAGAAAGTTCGGTTATAAGAACCTTATCATTATAGGCGGAGCCATTATATTCTTGTCGCTCGGACTGTTTCCGATACTTGAGAATATGACAATCTGGTTCATATTACGCCTGCTCGTCGGCGTCGGGGATAATATGCTGCATTTTTCAACACAATCGTGGCTGACGGAGTCAACGCCAAGACATAAACTCGGACGTATTATCTCCATTTATGGCCTTAGCTTTTCAGCAGGATTTATGGTAGGTCCATTATTATCTAAACTGTATGACATACATGAAGCACTGCCATTCGTTGTCAGTAGTTTACTCACGCTATGTGCCTGCAGTTTAATCTTGCTCCTTAAAAATCAATATCCTGAAGCACAAACATCAACAATTTCACTGAAGAACACAACTGCAAACTTCGGTAAAGTGATGAAGACGAGCTGGGTGGCATTTTTATTTCCAATGATGTACGGCGTACTGGAAGCAAGCATAAACAGCAACTTCCCTGTATTCGCAATGAAAAATGGGGTAGATGTAAATTTAATCATCTTAATTATACCTGCGTATAGTTTAGGTGCGATTCTGTTTCAGCTGCCTCTTGGCATAGTGTCAGATAAAGTAAACCGCAATCTTCTATTAAGTGCCGTTACGTTAATCGGTGCATTCATATTCACGTTATGCCAGTTATTTATCAGCAATGGATACGTCTTACTAATTCTCTTCTTTATCGCCGGCATCTTTATCGGATCACTCTATTCATTAGGCGTGACATTAATGACAGAAATCACACCGAAAGTACTTTTGCCAGCAGGAAACTTAATGTGCGGATTAATATTCAGTATCGGTAGCATAACTGGACCGATGATCGGTGGGATGACGATACAGCTGTCACATAACACACAATTTTTCAGCTTTATTGCTGTTATACTTGTGCTTATCAGCGCAGCGACATTCTATGATTACAAGAAAAGATATACTGTTACGAAATGA
- a CDS encoding nitric oxide synthase oxygenase yields the protein MLLNEAKIFITQYYKEQNLPLETLKQRIAAIEEEIIQTGTYKHTFEELEYGARVAWRNSNRCIGRLFWDKLKVIDNRHIESEAGFIEAIEHHIDSATNSGMIIPTITIFAEANKQHIKLYNDQLIRYSDDPIVRETKAIIEHTGYTNFGKFLPLLYSIDGTFKTHDINPDIIKEVTITHPEHAAFNALNLAWYAVPIISSMDLKIGGLTYPLVPFNGWYMESEIASRNFLDDYRYNKMKEIAEALGFDTTTTASYWRDRTVVEMNYAVYHSFKQHGVSIVDHYTASKQFPRFEQNEADEGRRVTGDWTWLIPPISPSIVHNFHKGYKNIYNNPNFYYKKKMGKCPFST from the coding sequence ATGCTCTTAAATGAAGCGAAAATATTTATTACACAATACTATAAAGAACAAAATTTACCACTAGAAACATTGAAGCAGCGAATAGCCGCAATTGAAGAAGAAATTATACAGACCGGTACATATAAACATACATTTGAAGAACTCGAATACGGCGCACGTGTCGCATGGCGTAACAGTAATCGCTGTATCGGCAGACTATTCTGGGATAAATTAAAGGTCATCGATAACAGACATATCGAAAGTGAAGCGGGATTTATCGAAGCAATTGAACATCATATCGACAGCGCGACAAACAGCGGCATGATCATACCGACAATTACAATATTTGCTGAAGCGAATAAACAGCACATCAAACTTTATAACGATCAGCTCATCCGCTACAGTGACGACCCGATAGTGCGTGAAACGAAAGCGATCATTGAACATACAGGGTATACAAATTTCGGTAAGTTCTTACCACTCCTGTACTCAATTGATGGAACCTTTAAGACACACGATATCAACCCCGATATCATTAAAGAAGTCACTATCACGCATCCGGAACACGCAGCATTTAACGCGTTAAACCTCGCATGGTATGCAGTGCCGATTATCTCAAGCATGGACTTAAAAATCGGCGGACTCACATACCCGTTAGTGCCATTTAACGGCTGGTATATGGAAAGTGAAATCGCAAGTAGGAACTTCCTTGATGACTACCGTTATAATAAGATGAAAGAAATCGCAGAAGCGCTCGGATTCGATACGACGACAACAGCAAGTTACTGGAGAGACAGAACCGTTGTTGAGATGAACTATGCGGTATATCATTCATTCAAACAGCACGGTGTGTCGATTGTGGATCACTATACCGCAAGTAAACAGTTCCCACGCTTTGAACAAAATGAAGCAGATGAAGGCAGACGAGTAACCGGAGACTGGACATGGCTCATCCCACCAATCTCACCATCCATCGTGCATAACTTCCATAAAGGATATAAGAATATATACAACAACCCGAATTTCTATTACAAGAAAAAGATGGGTAAATGCCCGTTTAGTACATAG
- a CDS encoding glycosyl hydrolase family 28-related protein: MIKINVLNYGAKGKSIIRDTIGFQRALNVAKKEPVEVYVPKGKYYIAKELVIYKHTHLHLHKDAEIIRMSPFALLKNGNKGDKFKGYDGNSFITIEGGTFNQNGHVLNFNNTIMSLGHAREITIKDVTFKNVVQGHAIDACGLDGFKVSRCKFLGFRDDSGERAFSEAIQIDLQLKDSFPKFGAYDATPTKNVIIENCYFGNSNDPLMKPWNRAIGSHASHHDVFYENITVRNNTFEGMGDYALTFLKSKVLHIHDNEFIDCAGGIRYRSTKSGKYTTDLSGHVHKGEAGELTVIRRNTFKGIQAKHAILFQSYEGAKNKDIYIVDNDFENDACSVKIGHASHVVCAQNKNLNNIKKEAVDDFFDVIEVATENVGEK; this comes from the coding sequence TTGATAAAGATAAATGTTTTAAATTACGGCGCAAAAGGCAAAAGTATTATAAGAGATACAATAGGATTTCAAAGAGCGCTGAACGTCGCTAAAAAAGAGCCGGTTGAAGTCTATGTGCCAAAAGGAAAGTATTATATCGCGAAAGAACTCGTGATCTATAAACATACACATTTACATCTGCATAAAGATGCAGAAATTATCAGGATGAGCCCGTTTGCACTGCTGAAAAACGGCAATAAAGGCGATAAGTTTAAAGGATATGATGGCAACAGCTTCATTACAATTGAAGGCGGCACATTCAACCAGAACGGACATGTGCTGAACTTTAACAATACCATCATGTCACTCGGACATGCGCGAGAAATAACGATTAAAGACGTTACATTCAAAAACGTTGTACAAGGACATGCCATCGATGCGTGCGGCTTAGATGGATTTAAAGTGTCACGATGTAAGTTTCTTGGATTCCGCGATGACAGCGGAGAACGTGCATTCAGTGAAGCAATACAAATTGATCTGCAGCTGAAAGACTCGTTTCCGAAGTTTGGTGCATATGATGCAACACCGACGAAAAACGTTATTATCGAAAACTGCTATTTCGGGAATTCGAACGATCCACTTATGAAACCGTGGAACCGTGCAATCGGCTCACATGCGAGCCACCATGATGTATTCTATGAGAATATAACAGTGCGAAACAATACATTCGAAGGCATGGGCGACTATGCGCTGACATTCCTGAAATCGAAAGTACTGCATATCCATGACAACGAATTTATCGACTGTGCAGGAGGTATTCGCTACCGTTCAACAAAAAGTGGTAAGTATACGACAGACTTATCCGGCCATGTGCATAAAGGAGAAGCTGGAGAGCTCACAGTGATTAGACGAAACACATTTAAAGGTATTCAAGCCAAACATGCAATACTATTCCAGAGCTATGAAGGCGCAAAAAATAAAGATATCTATATCGTCGACAATGATTTTGAAAACGACGCATGCTCTGTGAAAATAGGACACGCATCCCACGTTGTCTGTGCACAAAATAAGAATCTGAATAATATTAAGAAAGAAGCGGTAGATGACTTCTTTGATGTGATTGAAGTGGCGACGGAGAATGTAGGGGAGAAATAG
- a CDS encoding cysteine hydrolase family protein — MKEALIIVDYSYDFVAPDGKLTCGEPGMKLEPVIAEKWEQYVSADKPVYILMDLHFEQDAYHPESKLFPPHNIEGTDGRKLYGQLNTLFERDGHKENVHWIDKRRYSAFSGTPLDQLLTERHIKSIELTGVCTDICVLHTAMDGYNLGYNMYVDARAVASFNPVGHTYALEHFKNVLGMTVDSE, encoded by the coding sequence TTGAAAGAAGCTTTAATTATCGTTGATTATTCTTATGATTTCGTAGCACCAGATGGTAAACTCACATGCGGTGAGCCTGGTATGAAGCTAGAGCCAGTCATCGCTGAGAAATGGGAACAGTATGTGAGTGCTGACAAGCCAGTCTATATATTGATGGATCTTCACTTTGAACAAGATGCGTATCATCCGGAATCAAAATTATTTCCACCGCACAATATTGAAGGTACAGATGGCAGAAAACTATATGGGCAGCTCAATACATTGTTTGAACGTGACGGGCATAAAGAAAATGTACACTGGATTGACAAACGCCGTTACAGCGCTTTTAGTGGTACACCGTTAGATCAGTTATTAACAGAACGTCATATTAAGTCGATCGAGCTTACTGGGGTGTGCACGGATATATGTGTTCTGCATACTGCAATGGATGGCTATAATTTAGGGTATAATATGTATGTCGATGCGCGTGCAGTTGCATCGTTCAACCCTGTCGGTCATACGTATGCGCTGGAACATTTCAAAAATGTACTGGGCATGACTGTAGATAGCGAATAA